In the genome of Ignisphaera cupida, one region contains:
- a CDS encoding ABC transporter permease, whose product MSLHHKLYRIFRSYLFWRVVRAFVTILIVMTLTFFILRLMPGNPIDLYIINLMTSGGLSYEEARNRALAMFRINLTRPLYEQYFEYVSNVFRGDLGHSIVSIGTPVIKIIAEFLPWTIFSVGIALIISFLLGIFIGTFMAYRRGSKIDSVLISLFSILSAIPNYIIGLLFIVILGAQLKIVPFTMLRGAYSPYIKPGFTVEFIADIFLHAAFPILVYVLTTIGSWALTMRGSVISVLGEDYVLVAKVRGLPERRIMWTYVGRNAILPLFTNLAISIGFIFGGSTLVEFVFVYRGIGYRLWEAISARDYPVAQGIFLIVTAAVVIANLIADLIYAILDPRVRIQ is encoded by the coding sequence ATGTCTTTACATCATAAATTATATCGTATTTTTAGAAGTTACTTGTTCTGGAGGGTTGTAAGAGCTTTTGTAACAATACTTATTGTGATGACGCTTACATTTTTTATATTAAGGCTTATGCCAGGTAATCCAATTGATTTATACATAATAAATTTAATGACTTCAGGAGGTTTATCATATGAGGAAGCTAGAAACAGAGCGTTAGCAATGTTTCGTATTAATCTTACGAGACCTTTATATGAGCAATACTTTGAGTATGTATCAAATGTTTTTAGGGGTGATTTGGGTCATTCCATAGTAAGTATAGGAACGCCTGTTATTAAGATAATAGCTGAGTTTCTTCCGTGGACTATTTTCTCTGTTGGAATAGCTCTCATAATATCATTTTTGTTAGGTATTTTCATAGGAACTTTCATGGCTTATCGAAGAGGTAGTAAGATAGACTCTGTGCTTATATCATTATTCTCAATACTTTCTGCCATACCAAATTATATAATTGGTTTATTATTCATAGTAATTCTGGGTGCGCAGCTGAAAATAGTGCCATTTACTATGCTAAGAGGTGCTTACAGTCCCTATATAAAACCAGGGTTTACTGTAGAATTCATAGCAGATATATTTCTGCATGCTGCATTTCCGATACTAGTTTATGTTTTGACAACTATAGGTAGCTGGGCATTGACTATGAGAGGAAGTGTGATATCTGTTCTTGGTGAAGACTATGTACTTGTAGCTAAAGTAAGAGGGTTGCCTGAAAGAAGAATTATGTGGACGTATGTAGGGAGAAATGCTATTCTACCTCTTTTCACAAACTTAGCTATATCAATAGGCTTTATATTTGGTGGTTCAACACTTGTTGAATTTGTTTTTGTATATAGAGGTATAGGTTACAGGCTTTGGGAAGCAATTTCTGCAAGAGATTACCCAGTAGCTCAAGGCATATTTTTAATAGTTACAGCAGCTGTTGTGATAGCCAATCTAATTGCAGATCTTATCTATGCAATACTTGATCCAAGGGTGAGAATACAGTGA
- a CDS encoding ABC transporter permease has protein sequence MKHSNKKSIGIAKHRAVFLVVSAAKFLRILSKNKIGMLGLVILLFFIVLGSIGPLIIPRPTSNPTAIYLPPSLEHPFGTDFEGKDVFAQIVHGTPIVLQIAFLTGFLTVIISFTLGALSGYRGGLVDSIIMFISDVILTIPFIPLFMVLATVVKFNEARIIALLLAVFSWPPIARAIRSQVLALRETTFIEAARIIGYSSIEIVFREILPNIAAFIAVSFIFASINAIYAQVGLAFLGIIPYIGENWGIMINRAYTYGAIFYSKSFWYNMAPIIMIILLQLGLLLFSRLLEDFLNPRVRVGE, from the coding sequence GTGAAGCACTCCAATAAAAAATCAATTGGTATTGCTAAGCATAGAGCAGTTTTTTTAGTAGTTTCAGCGGCAAAATTCTTACGTATACTTAGCAAAAATAAAATAGGTATGCTTGGCTTAGTCATACTATTGTTTTTTATAGTGCTAGGTTCTATAGGTCCTCTGATAATACCTAGACCAACTAGTAATCCAACTGCGATTTACTTACCCCCTAGTTTGGAACATCCTTTTGGAACAGATTTTGAAGGAAAAGATGTTTTTGCGCAAATAGTTCATGGCACACCAATAGTTCTTCAAATAGCTTTCTTAACGGGGTTTTTAACCGTTATAATTTCATTTACATTAGGGGCTTTGTCAGGCTATAGAGGGGGTTTAGTTGACTCTATCATAATGTTCATATCTGATGTTATACTAACAATACCATTTATACCATTATTTATGGTGTTAGCTACAGTAGTGAAGTTTAACGAGGCTAGAATCATAGCTTTGCTGCTCGCAGTATTTTCATGGCCTCCTATTGCAAGAGCTATTAGATCTCAGGTATTGGCATTAAGAGAAACAACATTTATTGAAGCTGCAAGGATTATAGGCTATTCATCTATTGAGATAGTATTTAGAGAAATATTGCCAAATATTGCAGCATTTATTGCAGTAAGTTTCATATTCGCATCTATCAATGCTATATATGCTCAAGTAGGTCTTGCTTTTCTAGGTATAATACCCTATATTGGAGAAAACTGGGGAATAATGATAAACAGGGCTTATACATATGGAGCTATTTTTTATAGCAAGAGTTTTTGGTATAACATGGCCCCTATAATAATGATAATACTTCTCCAATTAGGTCTATTACTGTTTTCAAGACTACTTGAAGACTTTCTAAATCCTAGGGTGAGAGTAGGTGAATGA
- a CDS encoding ABC transporter ATP-binding protein has product MNEKILRISRLSIIYGARRGFVKAVRDVSLDLYRGECLALVGESGSGKTTLALSIVRALPTNAKIVSGNVYYHLDNNKEVDITKLTEDEMRKIRWREIAMVFQGSMNAFNPVLKIGDHFIETAKAHRFAMDKNEIIEKASNLLSLVLLDAKRVLNSYPHQLSGGMKQRTLIALSLLLNPKIIIMDEPTSALDVVSQKVVLNALSNIKKELNLSMIFITHDLGITAEVADRVSVMYAGQIVEIGNVFEMYYDPLHPYTQGLLKAIPRLRGSVNITSIPGSPPDLINLPPGCSFHPRCPFAMDVCRREEPPMIEVDKNRFVKCWLYMKK; this is encoded by the coding sequence GTGAATGAGAAAATACTGAGAATATCAAGACTTAGTATAATTTATGGTGCTAGAAGAGGTTTTGTAAAGGCTGTTAGAGATGTTTCACTGGATCTGTATAGAGGAGAATGTCTAGCATTAGTAGGAGAAAGTGGCTCAGGAAAAACAACACTTGCCTTGTCAATAGTCAGAGCTTTACCTACAAATGCAAAAATTGTTAGTGGAAACGTATACTATCATCTTGATAATAATAAGGAGGTTGATATAACCAAGTTAACTGAGGATGAAATGAGAAAAATCAGATGGAGAGAAATAGCAATGGTTTTTCAAGGAAGTATGAATGCGTTCAATCCTGTATTAAAGATAGGGGATCACTTTATTGAAACAGCAAAGGCCCATAGATTTGCTATGGACAAAAATGAAATAATTGAAAAAGCCTCTAACCTGCTATCGCTAGTTTTGCTTGATGCTAAACGAGTTTTAAATAGTTATCCACATCAGCTTAGTGGCGGAATGAAACAAAGAACTCTCATAGCTTTATCGTTACTTCTTAATCCAAAAATTATTATAATGGATGAACCAACATCAGCATTGGATGTTGTATCACAAAAAGTAGTATTAAATGCTCTTAGCAATATTAAGAAAGAGCTAAATTTATCAATGATATTTATTACACATGATCTGGGCATAACAGCTGAAGTTGCCGATAGAGTTTCTGTTATGTATGCTGGTCAAATTGTTGAAATAGGTAATGTGTTCGAGATGTATTATGATCCTCTTCATCCATATACCCAAGGTCTTTTAAAAGCTATACCAAGGCTCAGAGGCTCTGTAAACATAACATCAATACCAGGATCTCCACCAGACCTCATAAATCTACCCCCTGGATGTTCCTTCCATCCTAGATGCCCATTTGCTATGGATGTTTGTAGAAGGGAGGAGCCGCCGATGATTGAGGTTGATAAGAATCGTTTTGTGAAGTGCTGGTTATATATGAAAAAATAG
- a CDS encoding ABC transporter ATP-binding protein → MQPLVELRDVIVEFKVGTYFSRRVVRVLNGINFKIFDGETVGVVGESGCGKTTLARVIAGIIKPSQGKVLFQGEDIWNLKSSEYREFRKSVQMIHQDPYTSLNPMHTIFTILSRPILKYGVIDKSNVREYVAKLLTRVGLTPPEDFMYKYPHQLSGGQRQRVAIARALSLRPKLLIADEPVSMIDVSLRVDILKLISELKKEFGMTLLYITHDLATLKYIAGTGRLAVMYLGEIVEIGSIDKVIENPLHPYTQLLISALPEPDPKITRTKQLPKLRSLDIPSIANPPPGCRFHTRCPYYIEDTCNKVKPKLIEVEREHYVSCHLYTRK, encoded by the coding sequence ATGCAGCCACTTGTTGAACTTAGAGATGTTATTGTTGAATTTAAAGTAGGCACATACTTTTCTAGAAGAGTAGTCAGGGTACTCAATGGGATTAACTTTAAAATTTTTGATGGAGAGACTGTTGGTGTTGTTGGTGAAAGTGGTTGTGGGAAAACAACATTGGCTAGAGTTATTGCCGGTATTATTAAGCCATCGCAGGGGAAGGTGCTATTTCAAGGAGAAGATATCTGGAATTTAAAAAGCAGTGAATATCGTGAATTTAGAAAAAGTGTTCAAATGATACATCAGGATCCCTATACATCACTTAATCCAATGCACACAATATTCACGATATTATCTAGACCTATATTAAAGTATGGAGTTATTGATAAGAGTAATGTTAGAGAATATGTTGCAAAACTATTAACAAGAGTAGGACTAACACCACCTGAGGATTTCATGTATAAATATCCACATCAGCTTTCAGGAGGGCAGAGACAAAGAGTTGCTATAGCCAGGGCACTGAGTCTAAGACCAAAACTTTTGATTGCTGATGAACCTGTTTCAATGATAGATGTGTCTTTAAGAGTAGATATACTAAAACTGATATCAGAACTTAAGAAAGAGTTTGGCATGACACTTCTTTACATAACACATGATCTTGCAACATTGAAATATATTGCTGGAACTGGAAGATTAGCTGTGATGTATTTAGGGGAAATAGTTGAGATAGGATCAATAGATAAAGTTATTGAGAATCCTCTTCACCCATATACACAGTTACTTATTTCAGCATTGCCTGAACCAGACCCTAAGATCACTAGAACTAAGCAACTTCCAAAACTTCGAAGTTTAGATATACCAAGTATCGCTAATCCACCACCAGGTTGCAGATTCCATACTAGGTGCCCATATTACATAGAGGATACATGTAATAAGGTTAAGCCTAAACTGATTGAGGTTGAAAGAGAACACTATGTATCATGTCATCTATATACAAGAAAATAG
- a CDS encoding ABC transporter ATP-binding protein, translating to MNPPAVVVKDLVKIYGRGSIGVDGISFTVESGEIYALIGPNGSGKTTTLRIIATLIKPTRGLVLVYGVNVVAEPLRVRSMISYLPEEAGAYRDLTGFDFVKFMLSLRFSGRRLEEAVEEAITIADLGNYLKKPIRTYSKGMKRILAVATVLASKPKLLILDEPTTGLDVEKSIYVRNLIKKYNKEYKITVLLSSHNMLEVEYLSHRVGMLYKGKLIAEGTPEQLKKSMNSSNLEEVFVKLKPSYDTIK from the coding sequence TTGAATCCTCCTGCTGTTGTTGTTAAGGATCTTGTGAAGATATATGGTAGAGGTAGCATAGGTGTTGACGGCATTTCCTTTACTGTTGAAAGTGGTGAAATATATGCTTTGATTGGCCCAAATGGTAGTGGCAAAACAACTACTTTGAGAATTATAGCAACTTTGATTAAGCCTACTCGCGGTCTTGTTCTTGTCTATGGTGTTAATGTTGTTGCTGAGCCTTTGCGTGTAAGGTCTATGATAAGCTACTTGCCTGAGGAGGCTGGTGCCTACAGAGATTTAACAGGTTTCGACTTTGTAAAATTTATGCTTTCTCTAAGGTTTAGTGGTAGAAGACTTGAAGAAGCTGTTGAAGAAGCAATCACAATAGCAGATCTTGGAAACTACTTGAAAAAGCCTATAAGAACATATAGCAAGGGTATGAAGAGAATACTTGCTGTTGCCACTGTTTTAGCATCCAAACCAAAGCTTCTAATACTCGACGAGCCAACAACTGGTTTAGATGTTGAAAAAAGCATTTATGTGAGAAACCTGATAAAAAAATACAACAAAGAATATAAAATCACAGTTCTTCTAAGTAGCCACAACATGCTTGAAGTAGAGTATTTAAGCCATAGAGTAGGCATGTTATATAAAGGAAAGCTCATAGCTGAAGGAACACCAGAACAGCTAAAGAAAAGCATGAATTCATCTAATCTAGAAGAAGTTTTTGTAAAGCTTAAGCCAAGTTATGACACGATTAAATAA
- a CDS encoding HAD family hydrolase — MIKGVVFDLDGTLVDSVEIHVSAWLEACKAMGLVKDDVEEMNMENLIRKLVGLAPIDIAYKIVSNSELAKKLAETKQRIYLTKIERVKLFPNVEKSLETLKKMDMKIAIASSVSSNIIKRILELNNIANYIDAYVGSDEVSKRKPEPDIFLKALEKISVKPSEAVIVGDTEYDIIPANKINAISIQICWKQCLETNTKPNFYAKNIEEVIEIIKKLINK; from the coding sequence TTGATTAAAGGAGTTGTTTTTGACTTGGATGGGACTCTTGTTGATAGTGTTGAAATTCATGTTTCTGCATGGCTAGAAGCCTGCAAAGCTATGGGCTTAGTTAAAGATGATGTGGAGGAAATGAATATGGAGAATCTTATTAGAAAACTAGTTGGGTTAGCACCAATTGATATTGCATACAAAATTGTTAGCAACTCTGAATTGGCTAAAAAGCTTGCTGAAACCAAGCAAAGAATATATCTAACAAAAATTGAAAGAGTAAAGCTTTTTCCAAATGTTGAAAAATCTCTTGAAACTCTTAAGAAAATGGACATGAAAATAGCTATAGCATCATCAGTTTCAAGCAATATAATAAAAAGGATTTTGGAGTTAAACAACATAGCGAATTATATAGATGCTTACGTGGGAAGCGATGAAGTTTCAAAAAGAAAGCCAGAACCGGACATATTCCTAAAAGCACTAGAAAAAATAAGTGTTAAACCAAGCGAAGCTGTAATAGTTGGAGACACAGAATACGATATCATACCAGCAAACAAAATAAATGCTATATCAATACAAATATGCTGGAAACAATGCCTAGAAACCAATACAAAACCAAATTTCTATGCAAAAAACATAGAGGAAGTAATAGAAATAATTAAAAAACTCATTAATAAATAG
- a CDS encoding phospholipase D-like domain-containing protein, whose product MNLKPLTIFLIGLLLGFAIAYLVSMPSQQSREKIATTTQMQTTTKLITLTKSVVTTYTQYAASAQQTGCKLIVLLDKEYLKTVSTLLQNANKSIYIIMYAMKYDPKESGDPVNTLLNTIVLKNKEGIDVKIIVDDVTYKDYPETISYLINNKINVKLDESSGKTTHAKIVIVDNKTAVIGSHNWTESALTLNHEVSIETNCSEVVEKLLKYFNMIWGGGRTLS is encoded by the coding sequence GTGAATCTAAAACCTCTAACCATATTTCTCATTGGTTTATTGCTAGGCTTTGCCATAGCCTATTTAGTGTCGATGCCTAGTCAGCAAAGCAGAGAAAAAATTGCTACAACTACTCAAATGCAAACAACCACCAAGTTAATAACATTAACAAAAAGTGTTGTAACTACCTACACACAATACGCAGCTAGTGCACAACAAACAGGTTGTAAATTAATTGTTTTACTCGATAAAGAGTATCTCAAAACTGTTTCGACTTTGCTTCAAAATGCTAACAAGAGTATTTACATAATTATGTATGCCATGAAATATGATCCTAAAGAGTCTGGAGACCCTGTAAATACACTTCTAAATACAATTGTTTTGAAAAACAAAGAAGGAATTGATGTGAAAATCATTGTTGATGATGTTACATACAAGGATTACCCAGAAACAATAAGCTATTTAATAAACAATAAAATAAATGTGAAACTGGATGAATCAAGCGGAAAAACAACACATGCAAAAATAGTTATAGTCGATAATAAAACTGCTGTTATAGGAAGCCATAACTGGACTGAAAGCGCTTTAACACTAAATCACGAAGTTTCCATAGAGACAAACTGCTCTGAAGTTGTTGAAAAATTGCTTAAATACTTTAATATGATATGGGGTGGGGGAAGAACTCTCAGCTAA
- a CDS encoding SDR family NAD(P)-dependent oxidoreductase has protein sequence MNCIVTGASSGIGMELSRLLCREKGNRVIGVARNEERLKALREELGECFTFVVADLSTVDGIEKTVKSVYSVFSNVDVLVNNAGFGLYKNVLSHSDEEIISMTMTNFVSPILLTKKLLPLMHKDSVVAMVITAGVHVLMKNLPIYGATKSALNYVAEALRDELREYGVHLLLVYPGLIKTEFHLRAGKNIESGLDAEKAAKAIINGIRKRRKRVYIPSYLTLARILGPHLIPFD, from the coding sequence TTGAACTGTATTGTCACAGGTGCCTCGTCTGGTATTGGTATGGAGCTTTCAAGGCTCTTATGTAGAGAAAAAGGAAATAGAGTTATTGGTGTTGCAAGAAATGAGGAAAGACTTAAAGCTCTTAGAGAAGAGCTTGGAGAGTGCTTTACATTTGTTGTAGCTGATTTATCTACTGTTGATGGAATTGAGAAAACTGTGAAAAGTGTTTATAGCGTGTTTAGCAATGTTGATGTTCTTGTTAATAATGCTGGTTTTGGTCTATACAAAAATGTTTTAAGTCATAGCGATGAGGAGATAATTTCCATGACCATGACAAACTTTGTTTCGCCAATACTACTAACAAAGAAGCTTCTACCCCTCATGCACAAAGACTCTGTAGTTGCAATGGTTATCACAGCAGGTGTTCACGTTCTTATGAAAAACCTTCCAATCTATGGTGCTACAAAATCAGCTTTAAACTATGTAGCCGAGGCTTTAAGAGATGAGCTTAGAGAATATGGTGTTCATCTTCTGCTTGTATATCCTGGTTTGATAAAAACAGAGTTCCATTTAAGAGCTGGTAAAAACATTGAAAGTGGTTTAGATGCTGAAAAAGCTGCTAAAGCAATAATTAATGGTATTAGAAAAAGAAGAAAGAGAGTTTATATACCAAGCTACTTGACGCTGGCAAGAATACTGGGGCCTCATCTAATACCCTTTGATTAA
- a CDS encoding stage II sporulation protein M, translating to MSIKAMFLIMLLLFVIGILLGFFATLAFQSLGEIGFVKELTKQIYGGAPTKFYSFDMALYIFGRNMLVALISIALGIAVFVPGLIVFANGFVVGLIAFFVTSLMQSPIVSIAAIAPHGIIEIPAILLATGFGTKIGVEFWRYIVRRSKDELLRTLRKAPMIIAIVALMLFAASIVETFVTPYIVSKILGVTITSQG from the coding sequence GTGTCTATCAAAGCAATGTTTTTGATTATGTTGCTACTTTTCGTAATAGGGATTTTACTAGGTTTTTTCGCAACCTTGGCTTTTCAAAGTCTTGGAGAAATAGGTTTTGTAAAGGAGCTCACTAAGCAAATTTATGGTGGTGCACCAACGAAATTCTATAGTTTTGACATGGCGCTTTACATTTTTGGAAGAAACATGTTAGTAGCTTTAATTTCTATAGCTCTTGGAATAGCTGTTTTCGTTCCAGGGCTTATAGTATTTGCAAATGGTTTTGTAGTTGGTTTAATAGCATTTTTTGTTACTTCCTTAATGCAATCACCCATAGTAAGCATAGCCGCTATAGCTCCCCATGGAATTATAGAAATTCCTGCAATACTTCTTGCAACAGGTTTTGGAACTAAAATAGGTGTTGAGTTTTGGAGATATATTGTGAGGAGAAGCAAAGATGAGCTTTTGAGAACATTGAGAAAAGCTCCTATGATAATTGCCATAGTTGCATTAATGCTTTTTGCTGCTAGTATTGTAGAAACATTTGTAACTCCATACATAGTTTCTAAAATTCTTGGGGTGACGATAACTTCGCAAGGGTGA
- a CDS encoding GNAT family N-acetyltransferase: MEESDSNSEDDSSHYSKCIDIVVRTAKHSDVDKVFRIYSDSIQYLDVESRDWIEGIVKKKSRRARVYVATSNGDVIGFAIVYKKRNRAYIDALAVDVLYRGRGVGECILRRIEEILLGEGVERIYLTVKNHNNRALGMYIKNGYRISNVIFILEAKQTNIDTHVDRKMVNSVSINIGSVKRSSIPRVKLLDVTMWNNFTWDIDEAIYKVSKEEITRITIARGKRLIGLAQIAVDGKSILVERLALSYYKPSESLKIIIESMKNLIANDPEISIVIPVDSTKTSLLKTLISIGFRIIDSEYVLCKDIIQKNNVLGIVNTTSR; this comes from the coding sequence ATGGAAGAATCCGATTCGAATTCAGAAGATGATTCGTCGCATTATAGTAAATGCATTGATATAGTTGTTAGAACTGCAAAACATTCTGATGTAGATAAAGTCTTTAGAATATATAGTGATAGCATACAGTATCTCGATGTTGAAAGCAGAGATTGGATAGAGGGTATTGTGAAAAAGAAGAGTAGAAGGGCTAGAGTATATGTTGCTACAAGTAATGGGGATGTTATTGGTTTTGCAATAGTATATAAGAAGAGAAATAGAGCATACATTGATGCACTTGCTGTGGATGTGCTATATAGGGGTAGGGGTGTAGGTGAGTGTATTTTAAGAAGAATTGAAGAAATCTTGTTAGGTGAAGGAGTTGAAAGGATCTATTTGACTGTGAAAAACCATAATAACAGAGCCTTGGGTATGTATATAAAGAATGGCTATAGAATATCAAATGTTATTTTCATTTTAGAAGCAAAGCAAACCAATATAGACACTCATGTAGATAGGAAAATGGTCAATAGTGTAAGCATCAATATTGGTAGTGTGAAGAGGTCATCAATTCCACGAGTAAAGCTTTTGGATGTAACAATGTGGAATAACTTTACATGGGATATTGACGAGGCTATATATAAAGTAAGTAAAGAAGAAATAACTAGAATAACTATTGCAAGGGGGAAGAGATTAATTGGTTTAGCACAAATAGCAGTTGATGGAAAGAGCATATTGGTTGAAAGACTAGCGTTGTCATACTACAAGCCGTCGGAGTCACTAAAAATAATTATAGAGTCTATGAAGAATCTCATAGCCAACGACCCTGAAATCAGCATTGTTATACCAGTAGACTCAACAAAAACCTCGCTTCTAAAAACACTGATATCAATAGGCTTTAGAATAATTGACAGTGAATATGTGTTGTGCAAAGACATAATACAGAAGAATAATGTGCTAGGTATAGTAAACACTACTTCGAGATAA
- a CDS encoding DUF134 domain-containing protein, with product MPRHHRHRHGWFREAGPRIPIGNVMSVEDTIFIPIKSLENIEVKDCIEIYDYEIKALVYIHIEGLSTEEAANKMGLSKATFWRILEGARFKIAKALSERKPMKLVSTRQISNDNKSLLTEKQVSSTGEKNGLVVG from the coding sequence GTGCCTAGACATCATAGACATAGACATGGCTGGTTTAGAGAAGCTGGACCTAGAATACCCATAGGAAATGTGATGAGTGTTGAAGATACAATATTTATTCCAATCAAATCTTTAGAAAACATTGAAGTAAAAGATTGTATAGAAATTTATGACTATGAAATAAAAGCTCTTGTTTACATCCACATAGAAGGACTTTCAACAGAAGAAGCTGCAAACAAAATGGGGTTGTCTAAAGCAACTTTCTGGAGAATTTTAGAGGGAGCTAGATTCAAAATTGCTAAGGCACTATCTGAGAGAAAACCAATGAAACTTGTTTCAACTAGGCAGATAAGCAATGATAATAAAAGCTTATTAACCGAGAAACAGGTTTCAAGTACTGGTGAGAAAAATGGGCTGGTGGTGGGGTAG
- a CDS encoding NifB/NifX family molybdenum-iron cluster-binding protein yields MSRNIIAIPIVSSGINKYVFPHFGKAPSFAIVEVMDKSFRILYVIQNQYRDHMHGKGHEVIKMLVENGVDTVIVSDIGYGAFQQLKEYNIRIYKLPEKSQGLYSLEEALKMFIDGSLKELEEPSQHNHHHHY; encoded by the coding sequence ATGAGTAGAAACATTATCGCAATACCGATAGTGTCCTCTGGTATCAACAAATATGTTTTTCCACACTTTGGCAAAGCACCAAGTTTTGCTATAGTTGAGGTGATGGATAAAAGCTTCAGAATTTTATATGTTATCCAAAATCAGTATAGGGATCATATGCATGGAAAAGGCCATGAAGTAATCAAGATGCTAGTAGAGAATGGCGTAGACACTGTAATAGTTAGTGACATTGGTTATGGGGCATTTCAGCAACTAAAAGAATACAATATAAGGATATATAAATTGCCTGAGAAAAGCCAAGGTCTCTACAGCCTGGAAGAGGCTTTAAAAATGTTTATAGATGGTTCACTAAAAGAATTGGAAGAACCTTCACAGCATAATCATCACCATCATTATTAA